The genomic window TATAGAATTCTATATCACATCTTTCTATTTCTTTGtgagatattttatttattattattattttttgatataagTGGGCGACATGCCATTCTAATGTGAGgatggtataaaaaattaaaatataaaatatttcgtAAGACCTGTGGGCCACCGTCGTGTTGTATCAAGTCTAATCTTCGGTATATTCGATAATAAAGAATACAATCTAATCTGCGGTGctgtttattttttgaaaaacatGCTGAACAGATATCATGATGGAATGATAAAAAGACTCAAGATGTCACGAAAGAACGATTGAACTTCCAGATACTTTCCattattttgaatctaattgaTGACCGTGTGGAGTCATTCTCAAAAAATTCTTTCCATCTCGCACAGATGATTCTCACaaatatatccatatttatttaatttaatttatatgatttaattaaaaaaaaaaaaggctgacTTCCATATGGAAGCTGGTGTTTATGTGAGTGTGGTCTCCTCTGTACATGTCTAGTCCGTTGTTTTGAAGCATTACTCTCGTTCAATGGACAACCAAAGTGATACGGTACAGTTGGCTTTCCATCACTTCAATTGCTCTGCTCTCATTAAATGCGGGAAGTACCCATGCTCCAACAAGAGCATCTCTTTTAGGTGGATATCCCAACTTCCCCGACCCATCTCTCTCCACAGCCAATAAATACCATCGCCATGCCATCGCTTTTCTTAGATGGCCGTTGGGTTATCAATATCAAAGTAAGTTTCATTCCATGATTTGTCCACCATTCTACCACCATTCAGGCCATGCTTGGGGCCATCAGCAACTCTTCAGAATAGGACCATGGGCAAAGCTGGTCCTCGGGTTATGGGAGCAAAAGCAATGGAAATCTCCTGGTTGTGCTGGCTTGTAGCTTTGGGATGTCCTCAATGCATTGAAGTTAATTAGGACACCCAACAGAGGCACATGGTTGTGGACAGTTCAAGGCATTCTAGTAGACAACACAGACAGAAGAAGAGTTCCCCTGTGGATTGCACATGTGAAGGGGAGCACTTATGCTTTACACAAAATGGTGGTGTTTGGAGCAAAAGGTGGGCTGGTCTCTGTCTACACCAAAAGGCCTTGGCTTGGTCGTACGTTCTTTTTGAAGTGACCTCACGAAATCTTTTGTGGGTTGAGAAGCCTTGATTCCTGGTCGGTTGTTCCACAAAGAGAAAAATCCGGGTGGGACCTACAGCGAATCCATGGCCGGCGAAAGGTTTTTTTGCCTATATtatttttaaggaaaaaaaaaagaaagaaagaaataggcTTTTGGGGGCCATATGAACTTAGACGTGGGTATTTAGGATCATAGAAATCGCCATTTCATGCTCTAAGTAAAGCAATTATAGTTGATCATGTGGATATATTATTCCAAACTCGATCATTGTAGTGATGTGACCGATCACTAACTATAGGTGTTCTTGTGCAAATAGCCACCCAGCTCCTTCCCCGAATTGGTAGGCAGCTTGGATCTTTCTCCACTTTAGAGATGTACATGGTTCAACTCTTGGTGGTGAACTccctctcatatttttttggaacAAAAAGTTCTTCATACAATTAATGGCTCATATATATTTGTTAGACAATTTCTAAGAGCACTCACAAATTGGAGGTTTATTATGACAAATGAAACTGGGatgttaatttaaatttaattgtaAGTTTATTATTCTTGTTTACATTTATTAACAATTTTCTTACTCAGGGCCTATATAACTTCCATGGTAATGAGTTCATGTTCCCCAGGATTATCAATTCCATGATTCGAAGACTTTTAGGATGCCAAATTAATGTTTTAAGgtcctttttttttaagaataagtgTCTCTTTGTATAATGGTAGGAGTTGTTCactgatgatctttgattgatggGACACCTTCCTTAGATTGACAAAGGATCCAATCCTTGCTTTTTCAGAAAAAAACATAAATCACCTTCAAAATGACTCATCATATTCTGAAACATGAGGAACGACAAGAAACTAAACAATGGCTCAATTCTGACCTTTGCTTCATTCTCTCACCTCTAGAGCCAAATTGCCACAAGCTGTGAGTTGTAAACCGATAACCCGTCCTGCCATCCCAACAGGGCTGCGTGCTGTTTTCACACCATCATTAGCTGCCATTGTGGCATCATCGTAAAATAAAGGTACAGTAAAAAgtgagagctcaattttcaaatcAGAAGTCAGTAGCAGTCATCACGCACAAAGTACCTTTTCCTTGTGACTTGTGAGAGTCAAAATTGTATCACAAACACACAAACAGTCAAAAGAAAAGTGCTGAAAGGACAGCTTAGAACACTTTCTATGATTACAGTAATGATGCCTCTTATCACACAAACAAAACAACACCAATCCCACTCTGAAGCTACCCAATCTCATTTACACTCCCTAATCAAACCCTATCTTTGTATCACAACCTTTTCCATCCTCCTCCACCAGTTTCAACATCCATCATCCAACCaagaataaggaaaaaaaaaaaaaaaagcctaaggatcattgatcaacaTGGAATGGAAGAATAGCAGTTCTTGAGCTCCGTTGTCCGAATGAGAAGAACGACCGCCGGACTCTGCCGCAACCACCACCaccactgctgctgctgctgctgctgctgctcgcttcttcttctccactcccTCCTGCCTCTTGAAAACACTGCGGATTGTGCCTCAGTAACTCCTGAACTGAAAGATAGAGCTGCCTATCATTGGAGGAATCCATGGAGAATGACCTCCTTATGGGCTGAACGCAGAACCGCTCGTCCTTCCCCCTCACATTGATGCACTCATCCCCCATGCTCCCCATTTTGTGCAACtttctccccttcttcccctgccCGGACCTCGGCGAAGGATTCGGAGCTTCCATTCTTGGAGTCTGGGCACCACTTTCATCTCCTCTCACTTCTATAACTATGCTTCCATTCATCACTTGATCAGGAGGTTGGACCATGAATTGTTGGGATGGAATTGGTATTGGGCCGGTGATGTCTGACCTACATAGTGGGCAGTTGGCATTGAACTGGAGCCAGATGTCAATGCAGTCGATGTGGAAGGCATGGGAGCAGCTGGGGAGGAGCCTGAGCTTCTCCTCCTCTTGGAACTCATTCAAGCACACGGCGCACTCGTTGAAGGAGGTCCTCCTCTCGGCTTCGGCGTCGCCGCCGGCTTTTCTGAATTTGATGATGGGGATGGAGCGGACGGTGGATGGGTCGAGGCCGCGAAATTCGGGTGCGGTGGTGGTGTTGATGATTGGAGGCATGTGGAATTGGTGGCGTCGGGACCGGGCGAAGTAGAGGCGGCGCACGAGGTCGGCACGGCGCAAGTTGAGGCGGCACTTGATGGCGAAGATGTAGTAGCTGAGGAGGAGGATGGCGGTGGTGAGGATGCCGAGGATGGTGATGACCAAGATGGGGAAGCTGGTGTACGATGAGGAGGAGGTGGAGGGTGGGGGTGGTGGGGGTTGGCTTGTGAGGGGAGGCCTAAGAGTTGGATCCATTGGAGGTGGTGATGGGGAGAGAGAATTGATTCTaatggaaggaaaagaaaaataagttaAGATGGATTGAAGTGGTGGTGGTGATAGGAGCTTAAGATGAGCTTTGTGGTGTTGGAGATCTGAGGAGGGTCTTTTGGAGTGTTGACATAACGGCAGAAATGAAAGTGAGAGAGATCAGAGGAGATAAGAATACAAGGGGCGAGGGGGATTGAATGGAAAGAAGTATCGAGCTGGACAAATGAAGAGGAGGGATAAGGTGAGGTCCAAGAGGGAGATTCAATGGCATGAGGTTGGTAATGTTGGAAAAGGGAGACAAGAGGCCattttattttagagagagagacttggttgAGAAGAAAGCCAGCTAGGTGCCAACTAGGATGAGACCAGGATATAGTAAAGGAAGTTTGAGTCCGGTTGGAAAATATAGTACGTGGATGCAACTGGGTCTGGTCTCAACTTGATCTAGATTCGACACGAATCGATTttgtcttttcttttggataaaatTTGGATTTGCGTTTCAGACCGATTTAGATTTATATATCCCAACCTATCATTTGGAGGATTTGGGTCTGGGTGCGATTTGGATGTGGTCTAAGTTCAAGGAGTTGGATCAATTTTTGGACTTCTCTTGTTCTTGTCAAATATGGTTGGGAGAAATTGTATGagatccaaatccaatctaactGGAGTTGGGTCTCAATCTGGCGTTTTGCTCTTCATTCATGAGACTATATTTGGGATGCAGATCGATCGGAACTAAATCAGTTTTAGCATGGGATTCATTTGGATATGCACGATCAATTAGATAAATCAACATGAATCATATTAGATATACCTTGTAATCAAACCACGTAACAGTTTACATTTATATAATTAGCTGGAACAACTCTTTTTTAAgagaaatcaagggaggcaaACCTCATCAACGCTATAACTATCCAGATCCATATGTTTTAAGATACACCATCTATAAGAAGTAAAACCAGATTTCTGTTTGCTATGTAAAGAGGTTTGATCACAAGGATAGGTCCTAGTTCATGAGAAACCATTACATATATAACAATTGCAAAGCTAAGCAGGTGGTTGATACACCGGATCATATGATATTATGATAGCAGGTTTTCTCGGACGAC from Elaeis guineensis isolate ETL-2024a chromosome 4, EG11, whole genome shotgun sequence includes these protein-coding regions:
- the LOC105043074 gene encoding RING-H2 finger protein ATL16-like — protein: MDPTLRPPLTSQPPPPPPSTSSSSYTSFPILVITILGILTTAILLLSYYIFAIKCRLNLRRADLVRRLYFARSRRHQFHMPPIINTTTAPEFRGLDPSTVRSIPIIKFRKAGGDAEAERRTSFNECAVCLNEFQEEEKLRLLPSCSHAFHIDCIDIWLQFNANCPLCRSDITGPIPIPSQQFMVQPPDQVMNGSIVIEVRGDESGAQTPRMEAPNPSPRSGQGKKGRKLHKMGSMGDECINVRGKDERFCVQPIRRSFSMDSSNDRQLYLSVQELLRHNPQCFQEAGGSGEEEASSSSSSSSSGGGGCGRVRRSFFSFGQRSSRTAILPFHVDQ